GAAAGTCGTTAACCTCAACTTTGTGATGCTGACCGAATACGCGGCCGACATCAAAACTGCGGTAGCTTACCCACCAGCGTCTCTGGCTAACACCCTTGGCGAGTGGATGGCGAAAAACGACAAAACGCAATTGCGTATTTCCGAAACCGAAAAATATGCGCACGTGACCTTCTTCTTCAACGGCGGCGTAGAAGAGCCGTTCAAAGGTGAAGATCGCATCCTGATCAACTCGCCGAAAGTCGCGACCTACGACCTGCAGCCGGAAATGAGCTCTGCTGAGCTGACCGAAAAACTGGTTGCTGCGATTGAAAGCGGGAAATACGACACCATCATTTGTAACTACCCGAACGGCGATATGGTTGGCCACACCGGGGTGATGGAAGCCGCGGTGAAAGCGGTTGAAGCGCTGGATCATTGCGTTGAGCAGGTGGCTAAAGCGGTTGAATCCGTTGGCGGCCAGCTGCTGATCACCGCAGACCACGGTAACGCAGAGCAGATGCGCGATCCGTCTACCGGTCAGGCACATACCGCGCATACCAACCTGCCAGTTCCGCTGATTTATGTCGGTGGTAAAAACGTCAAAGCAGTCGAAGGCGGCAAACTTTCTGATATCGCCCCGACAATGCTGACGCTGATGGGTATGGAAATCCCGCAAGAGATGACTGGTAAGCCGCTGTTCATCGTGGAATAATCCCTCCCCATGAGGGGAAAGGCGATTAATACCATCACTCGGGCCGTGAAACTGCGTAAGTTTTCAGTCAGGCCTCTGTTCTACGCCAGCGCGCTTAGCGCTGGCGTATTGCTGTGCGCCTTTTCCGCCCACGCGGACGAACGCGACCAGCTCAAATCAATTCAGGCCGATATCGCGGCAAAAGAACGCGCGGTACGCCAGCAACAACAACAACGCGCCACCCTCCTCGCTCAACTTAAAGCCCAGGAACAGGCCATCGCCGTTGCCGCCAGGCAGTTGCGCGAAACACAAAACTCACTGGCACAGCTAAACGCGCAGATCGCAGAAATGAACGCCGCGCTCGCAAAGCTGGAAAAACAGCGAGCCGCGCAAGAACGCAGCCTGGCAGCCCAACTCGACGCAGCGTTTCGCCAGGGCGAACATACCGGCATTCAGCTCATTCTGAGCGGTGAAGAAAGCCAGCGTGGGCAACGCCTGCAGGCCTATTTCGGCTATCTGAACCAGGCGCGGCAGGAAACCATCGCGCAGCTGAAACAAACCCGCGAAGAGGTAGACTCGCAAAAAGCCGAGCTGGAAGATAAGCAGAGCGAACAGCAGACGTTGCTGTACGAACAGCGTGCTCAGCAGGCTAAGCTGGAGCAGGCGCGTAATGAACGCCAGAAAACGCTCTCGGGTCTGGAGTCATCGATTCAACAGGGCCAACAGCAACTGGGCGAAATGCGCGCCAACGAATCACGCCTGCGCAACAGCATTGCTCGCGCCGAAGCCGCAGCCAAAGCACGCGCGGAACGTGAAGCCCGCGAGGCGCAGGCCGTACGCGATAAGCAGCAGGATGCGTCACGGAAAGGCTCAACCTACAAGCCAACCGAAAGCGAAAAATCACTGATGTCCCGTACCGGTGGTTTAGGTTCGCCGCGCGGACAGGCATACTGGCCTGTTCGTGGTCCAACCCTACATCGTTATGGCGAACAGCTGCAGGGTGAGCTACGTTGGAAGGGGATGGTTATTGGCGCATCTGAAGGTACCGAAGTTAAAGCCATTGCCGATGGTCGCGTCATTCTGGCGGACTGGCTGCAGGGCTATGGCCTGGTGGTCGTCGTTGAACACGGTAAAGGCGATATGAGCCTGTACGGTTATAACCAGAGCGCACTGGTCAGCGTCGGTACGCAGGTACGCGCCGGACAGCCTATTGCACTTGTGGGTAGCAGCGGCGGTCAGGGCAGGCCGGCGCTCTATTTCGAAATTCGTCGCCAGGGTCAGGCGGTCAATCCACAGCCGTGGTTGGGAAGATAAGTTTTGCCTCAATTTCGTCGTCTATTACTCTCTCTCGCCAGCCTGCTGGCCTTCGCAACACCTGTATTTGCTGGCAAACTCGCCATCGTCATTGATGATTTCGGCTATCGCCCACAGACTGAAAACCAGGTGTTGGCGATGCCTTCCGCCATCTCGGTTGCCGTCCTCCCTAATGCACCACACGCTCGTGAAATGGCGACCAAAGCGCATAACAGCGGGCATGAAG
The Citrobacter arsenatis DNA segment above includes these coding regions:
- the envC gene encoding murein hydrolase activator EnvC is translated as MTRAVKLRKFSVRPLFYASALSAGVLLCAFSAHADERDQLKSIQADIAAKERAVRQQQQQRATLLAQLKAQEQAIAVAARQLRETQNSLAQLNAQIAEMNAALAKLEKQRAAQERSLAAQLDAAFRQGEHTGIQLILSGEESQRGQRLQAYFGYLNQARQETIAQLKQTREEVDSQKAELEDKQSEQQTLLYEQRAQQAKLEQARNERQKTLSGLESSIQQGQQQLGEMRANESRLRNSIARAEAAAKARAEREAREAQAVRDKQQDASRKGSTYKPTESEKSLMSRTGGLGSPRGQAYWPVRGPTLHRYGEQLQGELRWKGMVIGASEGTEVKAIADGRVILADWLQGYGLVVVVEHGKGDMSLYGYNQSALVSVGTQVRAGQPIALVGSSGGQGRPALYFEIRRQGQAVNPQPWLGR